The Nitrospira sp. genome contains the following window.
GCCTCACAGGCGAGAAGCCTTGGCGGGCTGTTTCCGCATCCTGCACCGGCTAGTCGTCTTCGGGATTGACGATGTGCAAACCGGCCGGCCGGCAGGCGGCCAAGAGCTGCTTATCGGCGCTGACGACCGTGAGCCGGAGCGGCTTCAACTCCAGCGCCAGGGCCAAATGCAGCAATTGCGGTGAACGTAAGGCCGGGTAATCCAGAATTAACTCCCTCGCGGCGAGATAGGTCTCCATCGTCGGGGAGATGAACTGGAAAAGTCCTTGCGCGGCTTCCATCTCGAACTTGTACAACACGGAATAACAATCATCCCGCGTGATTTCTCCCTGCTGCGCGCGAACGGACAAGACCGAATACAGTTCCGTTACACTCCACATAGGCAGAATCGCCACCTTGCCGCGCTTCACCATGAGCTTGTTGACCACCCGGGTGCCGCGCTCCATGCTGTAGCGTTTGACCAGCGCCGTCGAGTCGAAATAGTAATACGGCATCCTAGACCCTCCCCTTCAAGAGACTCTCTGCCAGCGGCGACTGGAGCTTGGAAAGGCGATCCTGCAACTCATCCAGCGGCAGTTCTTCGTAGTAGCCCTGTTTGCGAAAAATGCTCACCAGGTCGCTCTTGAGTACCTGTTGCGTATCGGCGGTCAACCGCTCACGCAGATGCTTTTTCATCGCCTGGCTCGACAACCGGCGACCACTGGTGACTTGCTCACCCGCCTTACGGGTTCCTGTTTTACGCATTCCCGCTCCCCTCTCCTGTGGTTAATTCACCGCCGTCATCGACTGAGTGGCGGCGCCCCTGTTTCCTTTGGACAACCGGACGGCGCAGCGGCCGTGACCGGCAGATCCGTCTCTCCATACACATGTGCAGCCACGGAGTGGGCCAGATCCGAGGAAAACTCCTGCTGCATGACGCGGACCGCTTTGGCTGCAGCCTCGCGCTCCGTCACATGTCCTTCCTTGCCGCCTTTCGACATGGCGCCGATCACACGATGTGTC
Protein-coding sequences here:
- a CDS encoding type II toxin-antitoxin system VapC family toxin; amino-acid sequence: MPYYYFDSTALVKRYSMERGTRVVNKLMVKRGKVAILPMWSVTELYSVLSVRAQQGEITRDDCYSVLYKFEMEAAQGLFQFISPTMETYLAARELILDYPALRSPQLLHLALALELKPLRLTVVSADKQLLAACRPAGLHIVNPEDD